AGACTACGTCGATCCTCCTGAGGATAAGATTGCTAAGCTGCTTGTACAGGCTGGTTATAGCCAACTCCTGGCTGTCAAATGTGCTGGTGAGGCTGTCGCGAGATTCGTGGAGGAAGGCAACATCAAGCTAGCCACAGCCGAAGCCTTTCGAATTGCTGCAGAGCACGAGGCCGATCAAAAAATAGAAGTAACAGGGGCGAAACCCTCCGGTGTGCGGCCTCAGAAAAAAGTGGTTTCCATTAGCGGGGATCTCCGGGAGATCTTTAACAAGAGGCCAAAAGCTATGGAGCCTTACGAAGCATTTAAGCAGGCAGGCGTTATCAAGCCCGCAGACGAATTCCTTGAAGTGTGTTGAGGGCGGTATGCTTTCATTTTTTCCTGCGCCATACCCAGATGAACTACTTTACAGCGTATGCGCCAGGTACCATCTGCGTAGTTGCAATGCAAGTCCGAAAGCCTCCATGCTGGAACTATTCGGGTCGTCCACTGCCTGTGCGACCGTCGACCTGCCTAACCGGCTTCAATATCTCTGTAACCAGCTCTCAAAAGGAACGTTGATCACTCCGAACAGGTTGCTTAGCGAAAACACAATGCTGCCTCTGTACCGGCCTTTTTTGCCGAAAGCACGCCTCGCGAGAATAACGAAATGGATGCTGGAGTCAACGCGCGGAGGTAGCATCCATGTGGCCATTGGGGCGACGGCGAGCACCGTCCACCACCCGCGATACCTACAGTTCTGCATTGAGTGTCTCAAAGCGGATGAAGAAAGGTTCGGTGAGGCATTTTGGCATCGTTGTCACCATGTCCCCGGCGTCCATGTATGTCACAAGCACGGAGTGTCTCTATTTGCCACCGAATTCCCGGTGAAGGTGCAATTAAACAAGCACTTGTTCTATCCGCTGCCGAACTTGGCAGGTGGAGCGGTGGAGCAGGAGGCGGTTGAAGCATCAAGTACGGCAGAATTGTTGATCGCTTCAAACGTTGCTTGGCTATTGCATGCGAACGATGACGAATGGCCAGGTCTTAAGTGGATAAGGAGGCGCTATCTGGATTTCTTGCGGATTCGTGATTTGGCAACACTTTCTGGGCGGGTTTATCAAGAGCAGCTTATCCGGGAATTTAATGCGTACTACGGAGAGCAGTTTCTCCAAAGAGTTGGTTGCCAGGTACAGCCGGAGGGTGGGGATAGCTGGCTGAGCAGGCTTGTTCGCAAACCTCGCACAGCTTCTCACCCCCTAAAGCACATCCTCCTCATGGGGTTTCTAGGAGTAGATGTGAATGAATTTTTCAGCGGAGGTATGGTCGGGCACTCTCCTTTTGGTCGTGGCCCCTGGCCTTGTTTGAATCCAGTCGCGCCTCACTACAAGAAATCTGTCGTTACTCATTGCCTAATCACAAGGAATTCTGAGAGCGGGAAGCCTGTTGGGAACTTCATCTGCCCATGTGGTTTTTGTTACGCACGTACGGGACCTGATGGCGGCAGAGAGGACAGGTACAGGATTGGAAGAATTATCCAGTATGGGCCGGTCTGGGAGAGTGAGTTGCTCAGATGGTGGCAAAAAGGAATCGGGTTAAGGGCTATAGCAAGACACCTCGGCGTCACATCTAAGACGGTGACGAGGCACATCTCTTATCTTCAAGTAAGGCCGCTACAAAGTCCTGCAACCACTTCAAATGAAGTCGATATTCGACGGGCAAGGTGGATTAAGCTGCGGTCGTCCTTCCCCAGCGCGGGTCGGAAGCTCTTGAGAAGTCTAGCTCAAGCTGATTATGTCTGGTTGTACAGACACGACCGTGACTGGCTGAAAGCGAATATGCCCCCACCACTGCCCTATTCAAAGAACCGCGACCTACGTGTCAACTGGCCTAGGCGCGACTGGGAAGTGGCCGCTGCTATCCAAAAAGCTCAGAGGATAATTCGCGCCAGGTTGGGAAAACCAACGAGAGTGACTGTGAGCGCTTTAGGCAAGTACATTGGGGGGCTGTTCATCCTGCAGCACAAGTTACACAAGTTGCCCCTTACCGGACGTCAACTCCAAAAGGTGTGTGAATCGAAAGACGGGTTTGCCTTGAGACGGGTCCGGCGAGCAGTGGAAGAACTCAAGAGGCAAGGGCAACCTCTGACAGCGTGGCGCATCTGTCGTATAGCCGGTATGGGGACTGAGGTCACCGATGTCGTGCAACGGGAGATAGACCGCTTAATATTGAAGAGCACCTACGAATCATAAGAGGACAAATGCTGCCCTTTTTTCCCAGACCTTATCCACACGAATTCTTATACAGCATTTTTGCTCGGTATCATTATCGCGCTGGCAATCTAGCATATCGGCACACTTGCCAGGAACTGCTAGGTTCCGCAACTACTGCTGCGCTAACACTGTATCCAAGCAACTTAGAACACCTGTGCAGCCAGTTGCACGAGGATTCCCTTATCAACGCTGATATGCTCGTCGAAAATCACACTTTTTTCCCACTCTACAGACCGTTCCTGTCGAGTGGCCGAAGAGGCGAAGCGCTGAGGTACGTGAAGGGGTCAAATAGAGGTGAGCAACGACGAACCCAGAGAGGTTTTATCAGGTTCAACAGCTTTATCGGCGGAAATTTTAAATACTGCAAAAGATGCGTTGCCGCAGATCGGGAGAAGTTTGGGGAAGCGTACTGGCATCGCGACCATCAACTCCCAGGGGTTCAATTTTGTTACAGGCATAGGACGCTCTTGATCGACAGTGGGTTGCCGTTGACATCCACCGGGAATAAGAAGGACCTGTACCTCTTGAACGAAGATCCTCCCCGAGTAGAGCCTTCGTACCAGCCTACGCCGAAAGAGGCAGAGCATTTGAAATTTATTGCATCATCAGTTCACTGGCTTTTGAACAACCCACTACCCGACAACTCTGATGAGTTGATAAATCTAAACTATGAAGCCAAGAAGGTTGAAATGGGCTTCGCTCATATCCTTGTACCTGAACAAGTCAAAGATAACGGGGCACTGAAGTCGCTCCTCTGCCATAAAAAAGTGGCAAAAGCCTTCAATAGGTGTTTCAGCGATAGCCTTCTCGCGCAACTGCCGGAGAGTCTACACATAGCACCTCGGTCAAATTGGATTGTTGGGTTCCTAAAGGACAGCAGAAAAGAGATAAATCCGCTGCGGCATATTCTAATAACGCGACTTTTACAAGAAGACATCGGCAACATGTTCCGACCGATCGTAGCCGGGGCTGTGGAAGGGCGAAGCCTTGGTGGAAACACATGTGCTGCCTCCCAAGGGCTCGGGTAACGAATGGCGAGACTAATCATCCGGTTGAGCACCAAAAAACCACTTCAGGATAGGGCAATTACATCGGGAGAGAATATGAACAAAAATGGTGGCAAAAAGGGAAAAGAGCTCAACTATGGATCGGCAACCGAGCAGAGGAACATGATATTCATGAATAACGGAAAGCGGTATAGCTTCACTGTTGAAATAGACTGTTTCACAAAAACAATCATGGGCCACAGGCTCGATGCAATTGATACCTGTACTGCAGGCTTTGATGATGTGGCTGTCGAGTCTCATGCCGTTAAACCATATGGCAAGCGGCGCGATATGCAAAAAATGATTAGATCGTTTTTGACTCCCCCGGACAACCGCAAGCCCAGGAAATAAGGACCATGTAGGTTATGGCTATAATCGTGTGGCTAAGTGGAGAGCCCAGTTGACTCGACCAGGAGACCTTGAACCTGCGGGGGATGACTTGGCGAAACTGGAATGGCTGGTTGGAAAAGGGTTCCGACTGGTTGAGGGGGATCCCGGAACTGCAGGACCTAGAAGCTTCTTGCATAACTGCAGTAGAGTTTAGGAATAGCTCATAGTGAACTCAACCGTAGCCACGAAAGAGATCAGGTAAGTTAGGCACATCCTCGCGTTCCCGACGCGCACATTGTGCAACCTGAGGCTTGCATATCAAACCATGAAAGGAGAGACAATGACGGTGAAAATATCGGATGGCAAAGTCGAAATTACCGCTGGCATATGGGGAGTCCCCTCTGTCTCTCAGCAACCAAGTCTGCAATTGATTCGATGGAGTGTCAGGCAAACAGAGCGCGGTTCTCGGTATCTTGTTGGCTACAACATCTCAGATCATGAAGGTCGGGTCTCTACGGCAATTCAAAACTTTGATGCAAGTACGGCACGAGTAACCACTCGCTCGGGTCGAATTTACCAATTGGTGGGGCCGCCGGGGCGTGATCCAGATGCAGAATGGGTTTGGCAAAACATGGCATCCCCGGACCTGAAGTGGACAGACGTGAGTGACGAACTCGAAGTGGCCCTGCAAGAGCACCTGAGGAGCAATAAGGCAGATACCGAGTAGCTCAATCATCGTGCTTTGGGGGTGGTAGCCGTGGGGTCAAGAAAAGTTAATGGCACCATTACAAGAGAAAAGCTGCATGAGGAAGTCTGGGCTGAGCCTATGACGAAGGTAGCGGAAAGGTACGACGTCTCCGGAAGCTTCCTAGCCAGGATCTGTACTCGCCTT
This window of the Geomonas agri genome carries:
- a CDS encoding TnsD family Tn7-like transposition protein, with the translated sequence MKFIASSVHWLLNNPLPDNSDELINLNYEAKKVEMGFAHILVPEQVKDNGALKSLLCHKKVAKAFNRCFSDSLLAQLPESLHIAPRSNWIVGFLKDSRKEINPLRHILITRLLQEDIGNMFRPIVAGAVEGRSLGGNTCAASQGLG
- a CDS encoding TnsD family transposase, whose amino-acid sequence is MLSFFPAPYPDELLYSVCARYHLRSCNASPKASMLELFGSSTACATVDLPNRLQYLCNQLSKGTLITPNRLLSENTMLPLYRPFLPKARLARITKWMLESTRGGSIHVAIGATASTVHHPRYLQFCIECLKADEERFGEAFWHRCHHVPGVHVCHKHGVSLFATEFPVKVQLNKHLFYPLPNLAGGAVEQEAVEASSTAELLIASNVAWLLHANDDEWPGLKWIRRRYLDFLRIRDLATLSGRVYQEQLIREFNAYYGEQFLQRVGCQVQPEGGDSWLSRLVRKPRTASHPLKHILLMGFLGVDVNEFFSGGMVGHSPFGRGPWPCLNPVAPHYKKSVVTHCLITRNSESGKPVGNFICPCGFCYARTGPDGGREDRYRIGRIIQYGPVWESELLRWWQKGIGLRAIARHLGVTSKTVTRHISYLQVRPLQSPATTSNEVDIRRARWIKLRSSFPSAGRKLLRSLAQADYVWLYRHDRDWLKANMPPPLPYSKNRDLRVNWPRRDWEVAAAIQKAQRIIRARLGKPTRVTVSALGKYIGGLFILQHKLHKLPLTGRQLQKVCESKDGFALRRVRRAVEELKRQGQPLTAWRICRIAGMGTEVTDVVQREIDRLILKSTYES